A region from the Silene latifolia isolate original U9 population chromosome 7, ASM4854445v1, whole genome shotgun sequence genome encodes:
- the LOC141590683 gene encoding WUSCHEL-related homeobox 8-like, producing the protein MASSNKHWPSMFKSKPCNNQQWSHHKSSILSNSCGRSSGTPLLFDIGCEERTPDPKPRWNPKPEQIRILEAIFNSGLVNPPRDEIRRIRTQLQEYGNVGDANVFYWFQNRKSRSKHKQRALQAKTVTTTTTTTTISDYFDKCTLLYVFIPDVCMGISRSIPNVDFAYNVGIGEAGESTVFINGMAIGVPNASINVKEEFGEGVMLVHTSTGHAVVTDECGVTLHPLQHGASYHLVHITHVVSSPLHHKHDTVHDDFLASEFPYQI; encoded by the exons ATGGCTTCATCAAACAAACATTGGCCAAGTATGTTCAAGTCAAAACCTTGCAACAATCAACAATGGTCTCACCATAAATCCTCTATTCTATCCAACTCTTGTGGCCGTTCTTCAGGTA CTCCTTTGTTATTTGATATAGGGTGTGAAGAAAGGACTCCGGATCCAAAGCCAAGGTGGAATCCGAAACCCGAACAAATCCGGATCCTAGAGGCTATATTCAACTCCGGGTTGGTCAATCCACCAAGGGATGAAATTCGGAGGATCCGAACCCAACTTCAAGAGTATGGTAATGTGGGTGATGCCAATGTTTTTTATTGGTTTCAAAATAGAAAGTCTAGGAGTAAACACAAGCAAAGGGCTCTTCAAGCCAAAAccgtcaccaccaccacaacGACCACCACCATCTcg GATTACTTTGACAAATGTACACTACTTTATGTCTTTATCCCCGACGTGTGCATGGGAATTTCGCGATCAATTCCAAATGTTGATTTTGCATATAATGTAGGAATAGGAGAAGCGGGGGAATCAACGGTGTTCATCAACGGGATGGCAATCGGAGTTCCGAACGCGTCGATAAATGTGAAGGAAGAGTTCGGGGAAGGTGTAATGTTAGTTCATACTTCCACAGGCCATGCAGTTGTTACTGATGAATGCGGTGTTACTCTTCATCCACTTCAACATGGTGCGTCTTACCATTTGGTGCATATTACACATGTTGTATCCTCACCTTTGCACCACAAGCATGATACCGTCCATGACGATTTCCTGGCCTCGGAATTTCCCTATCAG ATTTAG